The Sebastes umbrosus isolate fSebUmb1 chromosome 4, fSebUmb1.pri, whole genome shotgun sequence genomic sequence TAAAAAGGGCCTTGTTGTAGTATGTAGATttcaccactagatggagcCAACACACAATACAGAGCGATTTCTCCCTGCAATGATCACAGAGAAGGAATGTTTTTGATTCATGTTGATGATCAggctcaaaacaatgacaatgatCAGTAGGTAGGTGTGTCATTAATCATAGCTCAACTTAAGAGACCAACCATCTTCATCTTGTCAGTTTTATGAttaaaagaacaacaacaaccaagaaaaaatgctttaaattaggcctgtcaaagttaacgcgattatAACGTGCCTAACctatcagttttaaagctggagtaaagatactggcatcatatgaaactacaaaaattaaggaatccatcggtaccaaccatgtcatactacaacatcagctttaaagctagagcgaagaatctagcatcatatgaaactagaaggaatccatcagtaccaaccaggtcatactagcttgtcatgaaggaggttaaataacgctccaaacttacgctacattttggcgaggatatagcatggccattttcgaaggggtctcttgacctctgacctccagatatgtgaatgtaaatgggttctataggtacccccgagtctcccctttacagacatgcccactttatgataatcacatgcagtttgggggcaagtcatagtgaagtcagcacactgacacactgacagctgttgttgcctgttgggctgcagtttgccatgtcatgccatgatttgagcatattattttttgctaaatgcagtacctgtgagggtttctggacaaaatctgtcattgttttgtgttgttaattgatttccaataataaatatatacatacatttgcataaagcagcatatttgcccactcccatgttgataagagtataaaatacttaatacgattaatcaggattaaatattttaatcgattgagagCCCTACTTTGAATTTATTTGAAAGACATACAAAAATCACACCAGCTGTATAAGGAGCAATTTTACCCCAAAGTCATTTATAGTAATTTGTCCCAATAACTAAATAGCCTTATGATGTCTTGTCTGTCCTCTCATATTATTTTGATGCAGAGAATATGTTTACAATTTAGTGAAATCAGgaaattattattcattatcgATAATAAGATTTGTCCTTTTGTGTGTCCAGGTGCTGCTTACCACCTAATGATATATGTCTATTTGTTGCATCATTAGAGCTGAATCACATGTCCAACCGGAGGGACTGAGCATCACCTGATTCAGAGACCTCTAATGGAACATGTGAATCATTTAGGCTGCCTGCTGCACACAGTGGGCATCCTGACACCCTCCCCATGTGGTCTCACACTTTAAATCATGTGACTCTGACTGAGCATCGCTCACATGTCAAAATGTGCCCCATCATCATCCTAATCATGTGACATCATGGTGTTACAAGAAGGTGTCTGGTAAACAAAGAGTCACAGATTCAAACCCCTCAACAGGACAGCCacagtgtattattattattgagctGATATGTTCAATCAATCTCAGGAAAAGTTTAAATGAATTAAGTTATTGAATGATAGTAGATTACATCGAAAAACTTGTTTAACTCCAATTAAATTACTTGATTATATGATGTCGTATTATGTGTTTTTACTTCTtgaaagcctaaccagggaaaAGGTCTGTAAATTAGCTACGGCTAGAAGTCATACATGtattgcatcggttgcactttattaaatgaaatgtctacatgtattgtccctgtcaaatcaaagaaagaaagaaatttgcacattaaaatataagataagaaTAGATGCAATAAAACGCTATTGATCCAGAGGAAACTTATAGCATCACAACAACACAAGAAACAAACATGAGACGAATAAGAAATTTAGTTAAATTGGACATAATATCTATATAAACTACAGCATGTTACCCAACACCAGTGTGCATACATTTAATGTATGTGCAATTTCCTGATATTCCACATCAGGCCTTTCTAACAAATGTCTTCACTAAAGATTGACGTCCAatgttaaaaatatatgtaatatgAATTTAGGTGCTGCTGTCATTTTGCTGCAATTGCACGTTTAACCCTGTAAAGCccaaattaaataaacacaatactGTCTGGCTAGCCTAGTGGGCTCTCTACTAATCATACTAGGGATTAATACTCATTGACTATATAAATGTGGTCttgaagaaaaaatatttacattttttttacacttaaaGCTTAAAGTGATGTTTGTAATTTTGCAATTGTGGGCCTCACAGGGAAGAGCTCGTGGTGCAGTACCTCTCCTGAGCCACTGAGGGTCGCTATGCACCTTTTATCCACTGCTATAGGcgttgtctgtctgtttgctcCGACTGGATGTAGACTGCAGGCTGGAGACTCTGCAGACACTTTATGCACTCGAAGATATTAATTGCATTGTTATGATGTGAAGGAAAGTTATAGTATGTTACAACAGAGTGAACTGAATGAGCATACTACAATAATGATGCATGATATAATGCATAATCTGTTACACACCAATAATTATCCTGCacgcttgcacacacacacacacacacacacacacacacgcacacacacgcacacacacacacacacacacacacacacacacacacacacacacacacacacacacacactagctgtGACAGCCGGATTGTGTCATTAAATCACTGCACCTTTGTGCTACTGGTAGACtactttgtcttttctttttggttACAGCAGCCTAAATTGAACATGACATGTCTTTTTCActacaattattttatttgtttgttgatctgctagaattaaaaaaataaataaaaaataaattcatcaTTTCATGTTAGGAACAATTCTgctcaagaagaagaagaagaagaagtgcttTGTTTAAAGAGTTGAAAACTGCTCAGCTGGTCTGAAATCATTAGTTATTTTATGACCTGCTTTCTGTCTAACTGTTGTTTACTTTGCTCATGTGTGTAAAACCCTGCAGACGGCTGAGTGGAGAGGAGCTCTGGTATTATTGTGAtgacagagaaaagaaaggagagtGTGTATTGGGACAGGAAGTCAAACATCGGACAGAGAATATAACCAGTGAGATAACATCTCCTATTTATTTCTATcagcatattaaaaaaaaaacacaaaccaatgatTATAAATTAGTGCTTTCATGTAACATAAGACGATCGATCCCCTATTAGTCCATTATCGAACAGAGCAGCACTTGTGCGGAAGAAGCAGGAAATAAAGTCCGataacacactgtaaacaattgctgttaatttacagcaggatttcaacagtattaacctggtattgctaaaaacagtgctttactgttaatacaaaagaaaacctgttaaattacgctcagaggccgttttttaactgaactataatgcattcttaaaaacatcactttactgctgatcaactgtctaaaggatcatcagtaacagtttcatgcagtattttttaaattctgggacctgatctgctcatgtgaggcttgtacattgtacatgattgttaaatcagtgaattagctttattgttcttcatcacatgttgttctggtttgcattctgtgcttgtagccagctagagacacacattttgacACAAATGTCAACAAGtgtattatagcctttttcctaacaagtgcctttaattgtatttagtgtgactattcccatgtctgtaacctgctaagtctattcatctaggcaaaaaagaatgtttattaaaatgtatgtaaaaaataaataatgcattaaaacaaatcagtaagataatgtaaaagaaaggtgaaaaagcagctatataatgtatctttaaacagtaaattaactgtaaaatattgtgaaattaataaaaaaaaacagtatttttcattaacagtacaaagctgtaaatttcagcgacagtataataatgttaattttacaataacataaaggcaaccctgctgccagttctttactgttattttactgggaaattcttaacagtgtagatGCACAGCCACCAGCAGCTGCTTGTGTAAGCACCCATACATAGGTGATCCAAAAAAATGCAGCTCCATCAGTTTTGACGCTGACATGGTGTTTATTATAAGAGGGGTTGACGCTCTTATAATAAAGAAGCCAAGTCGCTGCGCTCTGCTCGGCGCACAGCCAAATGGGCACTAGGGGCTGATGGGAAATcagggtggaggtgggggggggggggggggggggggtggaggggggggggtttgcGTGTTTTGGAGAGGGTTGGACTTAACATAGGCAACCAATGAGAGGAGTTGTTGGGGTTATATACTCCACATCACGCAGAAAAGGTGCATTTAAACAGAAGTGTGTGGTggagagagacgaggagaaaGAGACACTATCAACACAACATCAACACCACCTGATACTCTCTCATCAGGGATCAATCAGCCAAATAGGGCAAAtcttattttgtgtgtttttttattgggaAGATTTTTTGGAGATGTCCAACGTACAGTTCTCATCGAGCAGCAGCGCTCTGGAGCTAACCCTGGTGGCCAGGAGGACGTTTCCTCTCCACAGACGCACCTCCGTCTGCCGCAGCCTCTTCGGACCGGTGGATCACGACGAGCTCAACCGGGAGATGAAAGTCAAGCTGCGGGAGATTTCCGACCGGGACCAGCAGAGATGGAACTTTAATTTCGAGGAAAACACCCCGCTGCTGGATGGGGATTACGAGTGGGAAGAGGTGTCCGTGGATAAGACTCCAGTGTTTTATCAGGACTGTGTGCAGAAAGGCAGGAGCAGGGTGCTGGAGACACCCGTCAAGCAGAGGCCATCCTCGGACTCTGTTCTCCTGGAGAGCCCTGATATGGATGTACTGGAGCGCCTTGCAgtgccagagagcagcagcagcagcagcagcagcagtaacagcagcagtagcagcagcaccagcagctctCCATGCACGGTGGAGGTGAACCAGGAGAACCGCACAGACAAGCTCAACTCAGGGAAACGAGCTCACAGATTAGACCCGTGTGTTAGAAGCAAAAGAACAGCCACTACTGACACCAACAACGCACACATCACAGGTAAATATATgacattttctcatgttttctcAAATCTCATGTTTAGGATGTTTATTGGCTTCAGAGGTGCGCCCTATAGCTGTATCCAAAATTGTCtgtcgctttttttttttccccgtgCGTTTTTTCATCTCAAAGTGGATTTATGtgtaataatatttataataatgtaaaaaaatttTTTTGGTTTCTACAGACTTCTTCGTGAAACGaaagagagctgctgctgataAAAAGTCGAACGATATGAGCGCTTGCCACCACTCTGTGTCTCCAATCCCGGTGGAACAAACTCCACGAAAGAGGATCCGTTGAAGGTATGAAGaattattttatatcataaactgttattattatataaaatctatttaaatcTAATATCTATGTATGAGAGTTCTGCTCTGTCACACCTCAGATGATTAAACTGTTAATTTATTAAGAGTTGTGTTTAGCCTGATTGCTGCTTTGGAATTAGAATTTAGAACTTAGAATTTAGAATTTAGAATTTAGTATTTAGAATTtagaatttctgttttgttttcactgcGTTACTTGGAAATGATGACGTGcgccaaaaaaggaaaaaagaaaagaaaacgtAGGCAGTCTTATCTTGGAGAGGGGTGTGGGGGGAGTTTGTGGTGGTGAAATCGcagtagtagtgatagtagtagcTGTAGTAACACCAGTGGTTGGGGGGAGGGTGAATGTGCGTCACTATGTGGCGGGAAAAGGCTCGAGGAGAAAAAGGGTgacgcctgctgctgctgaggttaCACATCTCCAGTTTCATCCAAAAAGCTGACGCGcgtcttttcttttctgctctTTTCTGCAGAAAAACTGATCgtgttttgtttcttctttcaggtgtttttgcactattttgCCTGCGCTTTTTTTGAGGATCAAGACGAGGATGTTTCTCCCTGGTAGTtaaagaaggagaagagaaaaCAGGAGTTACGGTGTGGAGGAGAAAGATGCCCAGACGCTCCGGTTGCTTCGGCTCGGTGCGCAGCCTGGACACCGGACCAGACTCTCAGGACTGAACGGTTTGGGGGGTGGGTTGGGGGGGTTTTAGGGGAAAAAGAGGACATTTCTCCGAATGACTTCTATCCAGTACAAATGTAGCATTCATTGTTGCTTTTGCATACAGCCACTCGAcagtgttaaaggtcccatattgtaaaaagtgagattttcatgtattttacattataaagcagttttaagtgctttataaatactgttaaactatcaaaacgctcaatatagggagaaatacacacagcctgtattcagaaattgtgcgtttgaaacaagctgttaggatttctgtccatttgtgatgtcacaaatatacaatatttagaccgttatgcggttttaaacataaacattctaaatgtgtcccaatttatttcctgtttgcagtgtatgtgaataacatcagctgacaggaagtaaacactgAGCCAAActtttgcctagcaacacaattccgttgcaattctgttgaaatgcactaaaacggagcgtttcagacagaggggtgaatacaggtatattcagacagacagtacgaggaaaataatgtgttttttgaacattacagcatgtaaacatgttctagtagaaacacaaaatacaagtatgaacctgaaaatgagcacgatatgggacctttaaatgttttaacatCTGTGCAATCctaaattactttaaaaaaaagaattgtctaCACTGGCCAAAAGTGTACAGCTTTATAGAGACAATAGcctataaatgttttttatgtctgttctgttttttttctgtaaatgtaatattttaagTCTATTCTAacttataatttatttatgtttctttatatttgttaaaaaaaatgccttgttgatttAGCCAAAGgggcatatttttattttattattattatttccattttgtgttgtatttttgttgtgatgtttttttgcaatcatGTAGCTTACCCATCATAGTAGTCaacacttgaaaaaaaaaaaggtttctttgtgtttctgagccgttttttttgtgtgttttcatacaAGTGCCCTAATTATGTCTTGTAAAAGAtgagaataaaatatttttcacttcaACTTTAAAGCAGATTTGTTGGTGTGTTTTGTCCCCGTGGGTGTTTTTGAAACCAGATGTGAGTCGAATTAGTCTTGAAACTGAAAACTGAGAAAAGAGACTGTGGCATCTTTGTGTTGTCTGGTTTCTGCCTcgaagtgtttttcttttgttatttcagAATTCAGAAAAACAGCTTTCATTAAATGCAGCCCAGACTTTCTCCTCTTAAGAATTGTAAAGATGATTTATTataaactgggggaaaaaaaagtttggaaacttgtgtttggtctaTTATACCTCTGTTGTTACAACGCTaactggcattgtattttacatcgttggaaagcctgtttattgaccttcacaatgatgtccaacttgtaaggatcatgcatttgtgggatgagcagcacattattgattatgtgggtagcgcccaagaaaaacttgccaaaatgctctgccaatggtaaacagtgtattctcataaggctaccaggaagcctgcaatgaacttcaatgaataaagtgtaaaatagccaatatgtcttgtttgttccttgttactgatagatagttcaatcatccaatccaccaaacaactcaaaacaagagtcaataccaacaggagaatacactgtttaccattggcagagcattttggcaaatttttcttgggtgatacccacataatcaataatgtgctgctcatcccacaaatgcatgatccttacaagttggacatcattgtgaaggtaaataaacaggctttccaaccatgtaataTACAAtaccaattagcattgtaacaacagagaaataatccaccaaaacacaagtttccaaattttttccccccagtttATTTCACACAAGTATTGCTGCACAGAACGCACAATAAACACCACCAAGAAACCTGAGCAGTGTGATCGCAGACATTTATGACTCTGCAGCTACTTTCATTGAGCTCCACCTCTATCTGTCTGCACTCTGTGCGCTCGTATCTACCTTGCTGGGGGGAAAAAGGCATTGAGACGTGCAGCCTTGGGCCGCATGGCAGCTGCGGGATATAGGCTGGGATTTAAAGGCCCTTTCGCCCCTCTAAAGAAGCAGCAGCTGCCTTTGGATCCCCGCTTTGTCCGCCACGGAGACACCCCCACATCCACCCCAAAACACTCAACAAGCCCTCTAAAGACCCACTCTCACACACTGTTTACCCCGGCGTGGATACACCGGGCGTGGAGGCCACCTGCCagagctggaaaaagaaaactaCTAGTCTTTGTAATTGTCCTTTTTTCTATTGAAACAAACCATTCAACAGGTCATACTTGCAAGTTTACCCTTAATTGAAAGAAGCCAAATGCAGCAGTGGCCAGTTGCACACgcaggaaacaaaaaaaggcaCATTTCATAATTTTCCATAAGTTTTCTCCAATGTGTTTGAATTGCTTTGACTGTCTGACATTGAATGTTTTGATGAAAATGGAGACTTTTGATGGCCAGGGGTGACTTTGTCAGCTCCATGCAGCCATAAGCTCTGACGGGCTTGTTCTGATTTCCAACACAAAGCGCTCTCCGGCTCCATTCTTTCCTTTTTGTTGCCATATGGCAAATCCATGTAGACATAGCCAAGACCCATTCAGTCAGCCACAGAATGTCCTGCATCAGAGAACAAAAGACACTTTGTCTGGCTGCTCTATTGATACGAATggggcgaaaaaaaaaaaatattataattaatctATGGCTATATCCAGCTAATTAACGCCCATATGCCCACGGGGAGCTGGACGGGGCCATTCAGTGTAGTTTTAAATTCTCAATAGTTTACATGTTAAAGACAACAGCTGTTCATGTGTTACTTTAATGAAGTCTCCCTTCTATGCTGGAGACTGGACACATTCAAGGGCTCAAGTCCCCCCTCGGAGTTAAAGGGGTCATCTTCCTTCATTTGTCTCTACAGCTGTGCAACTATATAAAATTTGTCCCAATAAATAGAACTTTAAATCGCTTTctcaaaaaaaaaggtattgaATTTGAAGCTTTACatgagaggtcagaggttaaggccTGAAATTCAACTCAATAAGCTTCTCTTTAAtcaggaaaaaaagatctatattttaaatcattttaatcaGACTGTCCATGCATACTAAGTGGGATTTGTCATAAAGATTAATGAGCTTCTATATGCCAATAAGGCCTTAATATTTTGTGACAGGATGGACTCTGCAGAATAAGACCATTATATCTTAATTCAGCTCCGCTGTATGTATGATGGGCATAAAGGAAAGAGATGACAGCTAACATACAGACCTCATTAACAAGCCCACCAGAATAGAATATAATTAAACAACCAGCTGCTGATGGAGGGAATCATTACGAGCCCCCAATCTGACCTTTAACTCACAGTTTGTCTCAGTCATCAGTAAAATCATAATCAAATGTTGTAATATACTAAATCTACTATATAACATATATGTAACATTACCGAGTTATGCTGTTTTAAGTgacataataaaaatgaaatagatCTTTTAGTCTGCAATATTGCTTCAACAAAAGCATTTTATTAAAAGCACAATACCTTATAACCTGACTTCATTATCAATATTACTTCAACAAAAGCATTTTATTAAAAGCACAATACTTTATAACCTGACTTCATTATCAATATTACTTCAACAAAAGCATTTTATTAAAAGCACAATACCTTATAACCTGACTTCATTATCAATATTACTTCAACAAAAGCATTTTATTAAAAGCACAATACTTTATAACCTGACTTCATTATCAATATTACTTCAACAAAAGCATTTTATTAAAAGCACAATACTTTATAACATGACTTCATTCCTTTCAATTAGATCAAATCtcataaattaatataaatataataagttaaatttaaatctattttacaatat encodes the following:
- the LOC119486091 gene encoding cyclin-dependent kinase inhibitor 1C-like; translated protein: MSNVQFSSSSSALELTLVARRTFPLHRRTSVCRSLFGPVDHDELNREMKVKLREISDRDQQRWNFNFEENTPLLDGDYEWEEVSVDKTPVFYQDCVQKGRSRVLETPVKQRPSSDSVLLESPDMDVLERLAVPESSSSSSSSSNSSSSSSTSSSPCTVEVNQENRTDKLNSGKRAHRLDPCVRSKRTATTDTNNAHITDFFVKRKRAAADKKSNDMSACHHSVSPIPVEQTPRKRIR